From Argopecten irradians isolate NY chromosome 12, Ai_NY, whole genome shotgun sequence, one genomic window encodes:
- the LOC138336386 gene encoding uncharacterized protein isoform X3 has product MKKSNMTPAKVWNKVGKFVKKPFKVLGALSFCGAAQCRRDEYESSAPQKDLPYYPNRNFDQQHFYADNLKATKLTSLVEDKDIGKGIDSIDLQDVLHPGTDFASILLYDAYVPTYKPKFFRTRSIRSIKSITSAQLFGFDSCGNTASETLHTPNDNNVTDVEDDIGKFDTECQNQIQADTNTTDEERFTEVPDVNSVEEDHICEAQDALTSLEKSDCILQEVKTSALDKEETSVVQDITVISMRNSPVYHENMKESKEENVTAFSADEILLVEDTEDASTDSMGIDFARDALTVDVQEHSTNANSDAMYETLEKVQDEINTVKTETAITERTNGESHILDVSEKTLKVKVISKIKEDSITNSPMTTDQIETSGTDDKDKSYLTQMAMPNTSDHRTNWRKDVTFGELKTIKQHFLHIEDVDCYGANRVEMFDNQGHKTGICIPGPVNNIYDDKKYEKYKKATSRKKVPDELVEADNKSCFFVDVENNAEKDEMLDVHLDTTTNTTGDIDGNHVDSSNMELTIFKETMESDYPDKEVESLEYSYVDEETRVMTMVMSSKSTQRPTEEIERPTALFDNGPKTCNKEFSTQIAKPNAPANIVGMPSTLKYLLPICMLVNGADGARSHQEPDNNGYNPAQLLAFIDLLEHYVPRIVYLLGMYQLLRRNGLPICQRLRNLFENRAFLPPGGILLDVYNVRGFAIRPGAVGGTVARALPPRLDGIQVVPPGRRPNGTVQVHAPRNPVRMVRVLPPRMEQAVEADSEYKVSKIDV; this is encoded by the exons TACTAGGAGCATTGTCATTCTGTGGTGCGGCTCAATGTCGACGAGATGAGTACGAGTCCAGCGCCCCTCAGAAAG ATTTGCCATATTACCCAAATAGGAATTTTGATCAACAACACTTTTACGCAGACAATTTGAAAG CGACGAAGCTCACCAGTCTTGTTGAAGATAAAGATATCGGGAAAGGCATTG aCTCCATAGACCTACAGGATGTGCTGCACCCTGGAACTGATTTTGCCTCTATACTGTTGTATGACGCTTACGTCCCGACATACAAGCCGAAGTTTTTCCGGACCAGATCGATACGATCTATAAAATCTATAACATCAGCACAGTTATTTGGGTTTGACAGTTGTGGAAATACAGCGTCAGAAACACTTCATACGCCAAATGACAACAATGTCACAGATGTTGAGGATGACATTGGAAAGTTCGATACTGAATGTCAAAATCAGATACAGGCTGATACTAATACCACTGATGAAGAAAGATTCACAGAGGTTCCTGATGTTAACTCAGTTGAAGAAGACCACATTTGTGAAGCGCAAGATGCCCTTACTTCACTTGAAAAATCAGATTGCATTCTACAAGAAGTGAAAACCTCTGCGTTGGATAAAGAGGAAACAAGCGTGGTACAAGATATCACCGTAATCAGCATGCGAAATTCTCCTGTATACCACGAAAATATGAAAGAGTCAAAGGAGGAAAATGTAACTGCCTTCTCTGCGGATGAAATTCTTCTTGTTGAAGATACAGAAGACGCTTCAACTGACTCCATGGGTATTGATTTTGCGAGAGACGCGTTGACAGTAGATGTACAAGAACATTCCACAAACGCAAATTCAGATGCCATGTACGAGACCTTAGAGAAGGTTCAAGATGAAATTAACACAGTAAAAACTGAAACTGCGATAACAGAAAGAACTAACGGAGAATCACATATACTAGATGTTAGCGAAAAAACGCTGAAGGTCAAAGTAATTAGCAAAATCAAAGAAGATTCAATTACTAATTCACCAATGACCACTGACCAAATCGAAACCAGTGGCACAGATGACAAAGATAAATCATATCTAACACAGATGGCAATGCCAAATACATCTGACCATAGAACGAACTGGAGAAAAGATGTAACATTTGGTGAACTGAAAACGATAAAACAACATTTCTTGCATATTGAGGACGTTGATTGCTACGGAGCTAATAGAGTTGAGATGTTCGACAACCAAGGGCACAAAACTGGTATTTGTATACCTGGCCCTGTAAACAACATTTACGAcgacaaaaaatatgaaaagtataAGAAAGCAACTTCCAGGAAAAAAGTCCCCGACGAACTCGTAGAAGCGGACAACAAGAGTTGTTTCTTTGTAGACGTTGAAAACAACGCAGAAAAGGATGAGATGTTAGACGTCCACCTGGACACAACTACCAACACGACAGGAGATATCGATGGCAACCATGTTGATTCATCGAATATGGAACTAACTATATTCAAAGAAACAATGGAGTCCGATTATCCGGATAAGGAGGTTGAATCTTTGGAATATAGCTATGTCGATGAGGAAACAAGAGTAATGACTATGGTAATGTCGAGCAAAAGCACCCAACGTCCCACGGAGGAAATCGAGAGACCTACAGCTTTGTTTGATAATGGGCCGAAGACCTGTAATAAAGAATTTAGCACGCAAATCGCTAAACCAAATGCGCCAGCGAATATAGTCGGGATGCCAAGTACCTTGAAATACTTG TTACCAATCTGTATGCTTGTTAACGGTGCTGATGGAGCTCGATCTCACCAGGAACCAGACAACAATGGATATAACCCTGCACAACTTCTCGCTTTTATTGACCTGTTAGAACATTATGTCCCGAGGATAGTGTATTTGTTGGGGATGTACCAGTTACTTCGCCGGAATGGACTACCGATATGCCAACGTCTTCGAAATCTCT TTGAAAACCGTGCATTTCTCCCCCCTGGTGGTATTTTGCTTGATGTCTACAACGTACGCGGCTTCGCCATCCGACCAG GTGCCGTAGGCGGGACAGTAGCAAGAGCCCTCCCTCCTAGACTCGACGGCATCCAAGTCGTACCGCCAGGAAGGAGACCAAATGGAACAGTGCAAGTACATGCGCCAAGAAATCCAG ttCGTATGGTGAGAGTTTTACCACCGCGGATGGAACAAGCTGTAGAAG
- the LOC138336386 gene encoding uncharacterized protein isoform X2 — MKKSNMTPAKVWNKVGKFVKKPFKVLGALSFCGAAQCRRDEYESSAPQKDLPYYPNRNFDQQHFYADNLKATKLTSLVEDKDIGKGIDSIDLQDVLHPGTDFASILLYDAYVPTYKPKFFRTRSIRSIKSITSAQLFGFDSCGNTASETLHTPNDNNVTDVEDDIGKFDTECQNQIQADTNTTDEERFTEVPDVNSVEEDHICEAQDALTSLEKSDCILQEVKTSALDKEETSVVQDITVISMRNSPVYHENMKESKEENVTAFSADEILLVEDTEDASTDSMGIDFARDALTVDVQEHSTNANSDAMYETLEKVQDEINTVKTETAITERTNGESHILDVSEKTLKVKVISKIKEDSITNSPMTTDQIETSGTDDKDKSYLTQMAMPNTSDHRTNWRKDVTFGELKTIKQHFLHIEDVDCYGANRVEMFDNQGHKTGICIPGPVNNIYDDKKYEKYKKATSRKKVPDELVEADNKSCFFVDVENNAEKDEMLDVHLDTTTNTTGDIDGNHVDSSNMELTIFKETMESDYPDKEVESLEYSYVDEETRVMTMVMSSKSTQRPTEEIERPTALFDNGPKTCNKEFSTQIAKPNAPANIVGMPSTLKYLLPICMLVNGADGARSHQEPDNNGYNPAQLLAFIDLLEHYVPRIVYLLGMYQLLRRNGLPICQRLRNLFENRAFLPPGGILLDVYNVRGFAIRPGAVGGTVARALPPRLDGIQVVPPGRRPNGTVQVHAPRNPVRMVRVLPPRMEQAVEESLLYFKKGRLS, encoded by the exons TACTAGGAGCATTGTCATTCTGTGGTGCGGCTCAATGTCGACGAGATGAGTACGAGTCCAGCGCCCCTCAGAAAG ATTTGCCATATTACCCAAATAGGAATTTTGATCAACAACACTTTTACGCAGACAATTTGAAAG CGACGAAGCTCACCAGTCTTGTTGAAGATAAAGATATCGGGAAAGGCATTG aCTCCATAGACCTACAGGATGTGCTGCACCCTGGAACTGATTTTGCCTCTATACTGTTGTATGACGCTTACGTCCCGACATACAAGCCGAAGTTTTTCCGGACCAGATCGATACGATCTATAAAATCTATAACATCAGCACAGTTATTTGGGTTTGACAGTTGTGGAAATACAGCGTCAGAAACACTTCATACGCCAAATGACAACAATGTCACAGATGTTGAGGATGACATTGGAAAGTTCGATACTGAATGTCAAAATCAGATACAGGCTGATACTAATACCACTGATGAAGAAAGATTCACAGAGGTTCCTGATGTTAACTCAGTTGAAGAAGACCACATTTGTGAAGCGCAAGATGCCCTTACTTCACTTGAAAAATCAGATTGCATTCTACAAGAAGTGAAAACCTCTGCGTTGGATAAAGAGGAAACAAGCGTGGTACAAGATATCACCGTAATCAGCATGCGAAATTCTCCTGTATACCACGAAAATATGAAAGAGTCAAAGGAGGAAAATGTAACTGCCTTCTCTGCGGATGAAATTCTTCTTGTTGAAGATACAGAAGACGCTTCAACTGACTCCATGGGTATTGATTTTGCGAGAGACGCGTTGACAGTAGATGTACAAGAACATTCCACAAACGCAAATTCAGATGCCATGTACGAGACCTTAGAGAAGGTTCAAGATGAAATTAACACAGTAAAAACTGAAACTGCGATAACAGAAAGAACTAACGGAGAATCACATATACTAGATGTTAGCGAAAAAACGCTGAAGGTCAAAGTAATTAGCAAAATCAAAGAAGATTCAATTACTAATTCACCAATGACCACTGACCAAATCGAAACCAGTGGCACAGATGACAAAGATAAATCATATCTAACACAGATGGCAATGCCAAATACATCTGACCATAGAACGAACTGGAGAAAAGATGTAACATTTGGTGAACTGAAAACGATAAAACAACATTTCTTGCATATTGAGGACGTTGATTGCTACGGAGCTAATAGAGTTGAGATGTTCGACAACCAAGGGCACAAAACTGGTATTTGTATACCTGGCCCTGTAAACAACATTTACGAcgacaaaaaatatgaaaagtataAGAAAGCAACTTCCAGGAAAAAAGTCCCCGACGAACTCGTAGAAGCGGACAACAAGAGTTGTTTCTTTGTAGACGTTGAAAACAACGCAGAAAAGGATGAGATGTTAGACGTCCACCTGGACACAACTACCAACACGACAGGAGATATCGATGGCAACCATGTTGATTCATCGAATATGGAACTAACTATATTCAAAGAAACAATGGAGTCCGATTATCCGGATAAGGAGGTTGAATCTTTGGAATATAGCTATGTCGATGAGGAAACAAGAGTAATGACTATGGTAATGTCGAGCAAAAGCACCCAACGTCCCACGGAGGAAATCGAGAGACCTACAGCTTTGTTTGATAATGGGCCGAAGACCTGTAATAAAGAATTTAGCACGCAAATCGCTAAACCAAATGCGCCAGCGAATATAGTCGGGATGCCAAGTACCTTGAAATACTTG TTACCAATCTGTATGCTTGTTAACGGTGCTGATGGAGCTCGATCTCACCAGGAACCAGACAACAATGGATATAACCCTGCACAACTTCTCGCTTTTATTGACCTGTTAGAACATTATGTCCCGAGGATAGTGTATTTGTTGGGGATGTACCAGTTACTTCGCCGGAATGGACTACCGATATGCCAACGTCTTCGAAATCTCT TTGAAAACCGTGCATTTCTCCCCCCTGGTGGTATTTTGCTTGATGTCTACAACGTACGCGGCTTCGCCATCCGACCAG GTGCCGTAGGCGGGACAGTAGCAAGAGCCCTCCCTCCTAGACTCGACGGCATCCAAGTCGTACCGCCAGGAAGGAGACCAAATGGAACAGTGCAAGTACATGCGCCAAGAAATCCAG ttCGTATGGTGAGAGTTTTACCACCGCGGATGGAACAAGCTGTAGAAG
- the LOC138336386 gene encoding uncharacterized protein isoform X4: MKKSNMTPAKVWNKVGKFVKKPFKVLGALSFCGAAQCRRDEYESSAPQKDLPYYPNRNFDQQHFYADNLKATKLTSLVEDKDIGKGIDSIDLQDVLHPGTDFASILLYDAYVPTYKPKFFRTRSIRSIKSITSAQLFGFDSCGNTASETLHTPNDNNVTDVEDDIGKFDTECQNQIQADTNTTDEERFTEVPDVNSVEEDHICEAQDALTSLEKSDCILQEVKTSALDKEETSVVQDITVISMRNSPVYHENMKESKEENVTAFSADEILLVEDTEDASTDSMGIDFARDALTVDVQEHSTNANSDAMYETLEKVQDEINTVKTETAITERTNGESHILDVSEKTLKVKVISKIKEDSITNSPMTTDQIETSGTDDKDKSYLTQMAMPNTSDHRTNWRKDVTFGELKTIKQHFLHIEDVDCYGANRVEMFDNQGHKTGICIPGPVNNIYDDKKYEKYKKATSRKKVPDELVEADNKSCFFVDVENNAEKDEMLDVHLDTTTNTTGDIDGNHVDSSNMELTIFKETMESDYPDKEVESLEYSYVDEETRVMTMVMSSKSTQRPTEEIERPTALFDNGPKTCNKEFSTQIAKPNAPANIVGMPSTLKYLLPICMLVNGADGARSHQEPDNNGYNPAQLLAFIDLLEHYVPRIVYLLGMYQLLRRNGLPICQRLRNLFENRAFLPPGGILLDVYNVRGFAIRPGAVGGTVARALPPRLDGIQVVPPGRRPNGTVQVHAPRNPVRMVRVLPPRMEQAVEERTS; this comes from the exons TACTAGGAGCATTGTCATTCTGTGGTGCGGCTCAATGTCGACGAGATGAGTACGAGTCCAGCGCCCCTCAGAAAG ATTTGCCATATTACCCAAATAGGAATTTTGATCAACAACACTTTTACGCAGACAATTTGAAAG CGACGAAGCTCACCAGTCTTGTTGAAGATAAAGATATCGGGAAAGGCATTG aCTCCATAGACCTACAGGATGTGCTGCACCCTGGAACTGATTTTGCCTCTATACTGTTGTATGACGCTTACGTCCCGACATACAAGCCGAAGTTTTTCCGGACCAGATCGATACGATCTATAAAATCTATAACATCAGCACAGTTATTTGGGTTTGACAGTTGTGGAAATACAGCGTCAGAAACACTTCATACGCCAAATGACAACAATGTCACAGATGTTGAGGATGACATTGGAAAGTTCGATACTGAATGTCAAAATCAGATACAGGCTGATACTAATACCACTGATGAAGAAAGATTCACAGAGGTTCCTGATGTTAACTCAGTTGAAGAAGACCACATTTGTGAAGCGCAAGATGCCCTTACTTCACTTGAAAAATCAGATTGCATTCTACAAGAAGTGAAAACCTCTGCGTTGGATAAAGAGGAAACAAGCGTGGTACAAGATATCACCGTAATCAGCATGCGAAATTCTCCTGTATACCACGAAAATATGAAAGAGTCAAAGGAGGAAAATGTAACTGCCTTCTCTGCGGATGAAATTCTTCTTGTTGAAGATACAGAAGACGCTTCAACTGACTCCATGGGTATTGATTTTGCGAGAGACGCGTTGACAGTAGATGTACAAGAACATTCCACAAACGCAAATTCAGATGCCATGTACGAGACCTTAGAGAAGGTTCAAGATGAAATTAACACAGTAAAAACTGAAACTGCGATAACAGAAAGAACTAACGGAGAATCACATATACTAGATGTTAGCGAAAAAACGCTGAAGGTCAAAGTAATTAGCAAAATCAAAGAAGATTCAATTACTAATTCACCAATGACCACTGACCAAATCGAAACCAGTGGCACAGATGACAAAGATAAATCATATCTAACACAGATGGCAATGCCAAATACATCTGACCATAGAACGAACTGGAGAAAAGATGTAACATTTGGTGAACTGAAAACGATAAAACAACATTTCTTGCATATTGAGGACGTTGATTGCTACGGAGCTAATAGAGTTGAGATGTTCGACAACCAAGGGCACAAAACTGGTATTTGTATACCTGGCCCTGTAAACAACATTTACGAcgacaaaaaatatgaaaagtataAGAAAGCAACTTCCAGGAAAAAAGTCCCCGACGAACTCGTAGAAGCGGACAACAAGAGTTGTTTCTTTGTAGACGTTGAAAACAACGCAGAAAAGGATGAGATGTTAGACGTCCACCTGGACACAACTACCAACACGACAGGAGATATCGATGGCAACCATGTTGATTCATCGAATATGGAACTAACTATATTCAAAGAAACAATGGAGTCCGATTATCCGGATAAGGAGGTTGAATCTTTGGAATATAGCTATGTCGATGAGGAAACAAGAGTAATGACTATGGTAATGTCGAGCAAAAGCACCCAACGTCCCACGGAGGAAATCGAGAGACCTACAGCTTTGTTTGATAATGGGCCGAAGACCTGTAATAAAGAATTTAGCACGCAAATCGCTAAACCAAATGCGCCAGCGAATATAGTCGGGATGCCAAGTACCTTGAAATACTTG TTACCAATCTGTATGCTTGTTAACGGTGCTGATGGAGCTCGATCTCACCAGGAACCAGACAACAATGGATATAACCCTGCACAACTTCTCGCTTTTATTGACCTGTTAGAACATTATGTCCCGAGGATAGTGTATTTGTTGGGGATGTACCAGTTACTTCGCCGGAATGGACTACCGATATGCCAACGTCTTCGAAATCTCT TTGAAAACCGTGCATTTCTCCCCCCTGGTGGTATTTTGCTTGATGTCTACAACGTACGCGGCTTCGCCATCCGACCAG GTGCCGTAGGCGGGACAGTAGCAAGAGCCCTCCCTCCTAGACTCGACGGCATCCAAGTCGTACCGCCAGGAAGGAGACCAAATGGAACAGTGCAAGTACATGCGCCAAGAAATCCAG ttCGTATGGTGAGAGTTTTACCACCGCGGATGGAACAAGCTGTAGAAG
- the LOC138336386 gene encoding uncharacterized protein isoform X1: protein MKKSNMTPAKVWNKVGKFVKKPFKVLGALSFCGAAQCRRDEYESSAPQKDLPYYPNRNFDQQHFYADNLKATKLTSLVEDKDIGKGIDSIDLQDVLHPGTDFASILLYDAYVPTYKPKFFRTRSIRSIKSITSAQLFGFDSCGNTASETLHTPNDNNVTDVEDDIGKFDTECQNQIQADTNTTDEERFTEVPDVNSVEEDHICEAQDALTSLEKSDCILQEVKTSALDKEETSVVQDITVISMRNSPVYHENMKESKEENVTAFSADEILLVEDTEDASTDSMGIDFARDALTVDVQEHSTNANSDAMYETLEKVQDEINTVKTETAITERTNGESHILDVSEKTLKVKVISKIKEDSITNSPMTTDQIETSGTDDKDKSYLTQMAMPNTSDHRTNWRKDVTFGELKTIKQHFLHIEDVDCYGANRVEMFDNQGHKTGICIPGPVNNIYDDKKYEKYKKATSRKKVPDELVEADNKSCFFVDVENNAEKDEMLDVHLDTTTNTTGDIDGNHVDSSNMELTIFKETMESDYPDKEVESLEYSYVDEETRVMTMVMSSKSTQRPTEEIERPTALFDNGPKTCNKEFSTQIAKPNAPANIVGMPSTLKYLLPICMLVNGADGARSHQEPDNNGYNPAQLLAFIDLLEHYVPRIVYLLGMYQLLRRNGLPICQRLRNLFENRAFLPPGGILLDVYNVRGFAIRPGAVGGTVARALPPRLDGIQVVPPGRRPNGTVQVHAPRNPVRMVRVLPPRMEQAVEATEESNQATEPSEIVPSGR, encoded by the exons TACTAGGAGCATTGTCATTCTGTGGTGCGGCTCAATGTCGACGAGATGAGTACGAGTCCAGCGCCCCTCAGAAAG ATTTGCCATATTACCCAAATAGGAATTTTGATCAACAACACTTTTACGCAGACAATTTGAAAG CGACGAAGCTCACCAGTCTTGTTGAAGATAAAGATATCGGGAAAGGCATTG aCTCCATAGACCTACAGGATGTGCTGCACCCTGGAACTGATTTTGCCTCTATACTGTTGTATGACGCTTACGTCCCGACATACAAGCCGAAGTTTTTCCGGACCAGATCGATACGATCTATAAAATCTATAACATCAGCACAGTTATTTGGGTTTGACAGTTGTGGAAATACAGCGTCAGAAACACTTCATACGCCAAATGACAACAATGTCACAGATGTTGAGGATGACATTGGAAAGTTCGATACTGAATGTCAAAATCAGATACAGGCTGATACTAATACCACTGATGAAGAAAGATTCACAGAGGTTCCTGATGTTAACTCAGTTGAAGAAGACCACATTTGTGAAGCGCAAGATGCCCTTACTTCACTTGAAAAATCAGATTGCATTCTACAAGAAGTGAAAACCTCTGCGTTGGATAAAGAGGAAACAAGCGTGGTACAAGATATCACCGTAATCAGCATGCGAAATTCTCCTGTATACCACGAAAATATGAAAGAGTCAAAGGAGGAAAATGTAACTGCCTTCTCTGCGGATGAAATTCTTCTTGTTGAAGATACAGAAGACGCTTCAACTGACTCCATGGGTATTGATTTTGCGAGAGACGCGTTGACAGTAGATGTACAAGAACATTCCACAAACGCAAATTCAGATGCCATGTACGAGACCTTAGAGAAGGTTCAAGATGAAATTAACACAGTAAAAACTGAAACTGCGATAACAGAAAGAACTAACGGAGAATCACATATACTAGATGTTAGCGAAAAAACGCTGAAGGTCAAAGTAATTAGCAAAATCAAAGAAGATTCAATTACTAATTCACCAATGACCACTGACCAAATCGAAACCAGTGGCACAGATGACAAAGATAAATCATATCTAACACAGATGGCAATGCCAAATACATCTGACCATAGAACGAACTGGAGAAAAGATGTAACATTTGGTGAACTGAAAACGATAAAACAACATTTCTTGCATATTGAGGACGTTGATTGCTACGGAGCTAATAGAGTTGAGATGTTCGACAACCAAGGGCACAAAACTGGTATTTGTATACCTGGCCCTGTAAACAACATTTACGAcgacaaaaaatatgaaaagtataAGAAAGCAACTTCCAGGAAAAAAGTCCCCGACGAACTCGTAGAAGCGGACAACAAGAGTTGTTTCTTTGTAGACGTTGAAAACAACGCAGAAAAGGATGAGATGTTAGACGTCCACCTGGACACAACTACCAACACGACAGGAGATATCGATGGCAACCATGTTGATTCATCGAATATGGAACTAACTATATTCAAAGAAACAATGGAGTCCGATTATCCGGATAAGGAGGTTGAATCTTTGGAATATAGCTATGTCGATGAGGAAACAAGAGTAATGACTATGGTAATGTCGAGCAAAAGCACCCAACGTCCCACGGAGGAAATCGAGAGACCTACAGCTTTGTTTGATAATGGGCCGAAGACCTGTAATAAAGAATTTAGCACGCAAATCGCTAAACCAAATGCGCCAGCGAATATAGTCGGGATGCCAAGTACCTTGAAATACTTG TTACCAATCTGTATGCTTGTTAACGGTGCTGATGGAGCTCGATCTCACCAGGAACCAGACAACAATGGATATAACCCTGCACAACTTCTCGCTTTTATTGACCTGTTAGAACATTATGTCCCGAGGATAGTGTATTTGTTGGGGATGTACCAGTTACTTCGCCGGAATGGACTACCGATATGCCAACGTCTTCGAAATCTCT TTGAAAACCGTGCATTTCTCCCCCCTGGTGGTATTTTGCTTGATGTCTACAACGTACGCGGCTTCGCCATCCGACCAG GTGCCGTAGGCGGGACAGTAGCAAGAGCCCTCCCTCCTAGACTCGACGGCATCCAAGTCGTACCGCCAGGAAGGAGACCAAATGGAACAGTGCAAGTACATGCGCCAAGAAATCCAG ttCGTATGGTGAGAGTTTTACCACCGCGGATGGAACAAGCTGTAGAAG cCACCGAGGAATCAAACCAGGCAACTGAACCATCAGAAATAGTCCCAAGTGGCCGTTAA